One genomic region from Henningerozyma blattae CBS 6284 chromosome 2, complete genome encodes:
- the TBLA0B08400 gene encoding uncharacterized protein (similar to Saccharomyces cerevisiae YOL107W; ancestral locus Anc_3.76), whose amino-acid sequence MHIETRYLEINFPDSILSLKRMPAAVRVLSTIYFTLSIILIGSTFMVQKQLQEIEGQGNKTDVGITFPYFQLSIHNLSAMPFALVLSTLSDIKIWKFLLTGLNLIIGGSFIESNWNSSKEMFKFVFGLGILINIIMVILSFILSVIFGNERFNSYSDGNHVILVGFTIIYKQLLPETTIFNLKNVSIFSKNFRFKLLPIFLLCILTLIESLMKDCTELISVWITFFVCWTYLRFFQKLDLSETNLRQEGHSNPDEDIIMGDASDTFQLIYFFPDPLKPLLSPIFNFTYYLCCRKMKIIRPFETDDIEKGNSVAGKRGAKPTNVSSGSQTEDRRRQLALEVLQERMV is encoded by the coding sequence ATGCATATTGAAACAAGATACttagaaataaatttccCTGACTCAATTCTTTCCCTTAAGAGGATGCCTGCAGCAGTACGGGTATTATCaactatatattttacattGAGTATTATCCTAATTGGTTCCACATTCATGGTTcaaaaacaattacaagaaatcGAGGGACAAGGAAATAAAACAGATGTTGGTATTACTTTCCCATATTTTCAACTTTCTATACATAATTTATCGGCAATGCCGTTTGCATTGGTACTATCCACGCTAAGTGAcattaaaatttggaaattcCTACTTACTGGCTTAAACCTAATAATTGGTGGCTCATTTATTGAAAGCAATTGGAATAGCTCCAAAGAAATGTTTAAATTTGTCTTTGGTCTTGGTATCTTGATTAACATAATAATGGTCATTCTctcatttattttatcaGTAATATTTGGTAACGAAAGATTCAATTCTTATTCGGATGGGAATCATGTTATTCTGGTGGGGTTcacaattatttataagCAATTACTTCCAGAAACgacaattttcaatttaaaaaacgtttcaattttctccaaaaattttagatttaaattattgcctatatttttgttatgCATTTTGACCTTAATCGAGTCGCTTATGAAAGATTGTACTGAATTGATTTCGGTCTGGATCACATTCTTCGTTTGTTGGACGTATTTAagatttttccaaaaattagatttaaGTGAAACTAATTTACGTCAAGAAGGTCATTCTAACCCAGAcgaagatattattatggGTGATGCTTCAGACACTTTCCaactaatatattttttccctGATCCATTAAAACCACTGTTGTCaccaatatttaattttacatattatttatgctgcagaaaaatgaaaataatacgTCCCTTTGAGACCGATGATATAGAAAAAGGTAATTCCGTGGCAGGTAAGCGTGGTGCAAAACCAACAAACGTATCTTCAGGTAGCCAAACTGAGGACAGACGTCGACAATTAGCTTTGGAAGTTTTACAAGAAAGAATGGTATAA
- the TBLA0B08380 gene encoding uncharacterized protein (similar to Saccharomyces cerevisiae WSC2 (YNL283C) and WSC3 (YOL105C); ancestral locus Anc_3.78) — MFFISLLIFCLSITASAQFTYLGCYDPSSLSLTSKGSYIYQTQSYCETQCAGFAVVALLNGNECYCGGADVAKQLESMNPNPSQCTINCVGWPYSTCGGSSYMDIYIDKSQENSNSQSNTAADTSVNNANTQFTTLSSQTLEMLTYRTSVTSTSISTSPIETSTTSLPLPPITSTSSFKTMSSNTLTSSTSSTIFTITTSSTSATTSSSSSSTLVLLQITSDPLLPSSSSVTSTWVTSTSTPVTSTIITSSSPSSSTSIITTSTPIISSIVTSSTPVFSSSSVAPSSTSITTISTISTLTLSNKIQTSSTPLSSTIVVAPHHASTVTKISEIQITTQIVSTSIVTQGNNHSQVVYVTTTAVLTTSTAYSTLLPNRKNNNNSKGSALGGGAIAGIVIGVIVGTAIIIGIIVYFFYWRHCSERQIIDLEETKQYQPYSFGDVDANPTPQLIKSQTLPGVWNLSKGIPTRNNTSGNKTLRSKPSAGSLLPSFMNNSHSHSQSKGNISIIASPVSSKIPRENLSYPSSTNGTLASELYSDNPQMHISYQDQDFKPINHHIHMMKKNHYPSTVYEEPPSIYNGSVNSERYSATSIPDMMNNKLGHGPLHIVNPDGDNYSNSENNKGNGNHKYNYMVNTHNLNYDDAADDYETNTTRPLDGDNEDENANEKISLTDIFADNYNRLSTGSSSDSIEFEFTEKD, encoded by the coding sequence atgttttttatttctcttCTCATATTTTGTCTTTCAATAACGGCATCTGCTCAATTCACATATTTAGGATGTTACGATCCTTCTAGTCTTTCTTTAACTTCAAAGGGCTCCTACATCTACCAGACTCAATCATACTGTGAAACACAATGTGCAGGGTTTGCCGTTGTAGCCTTATTAAATGGTAACGAATGTTATTGTGGTGGTGCTGATGTAGCAAAACAACTAGAGTCCATGAATCCGAACCCTTCACAGTGTACCATCAACTGTGTTGGTTGGCCATATTCAACATGTGGTGGTTCTTCTTATATGGATATCTATATTGATAAAAGTCAAGAAAACTCCAATTCTCAATCAAACACAGCAGCAGACACTTCTGTTAACAATGCAAATACACAATTCACCACATTATCATCACAAACATTGGAAATGTTAACATATAGAACTAGTGTTACCAGTACTTCAATAAGTACAAGTCCAATAGAGACTTCCACAACCTCACTGCCGTTACCACCTATAACTTCAActtcatcttttaaaacaatGAGTTCAAATACTTTAACATCATCTACCTCAAGTACAATTTTCACTATTACTACCTCATCAACTTCAGCAACAACATCTAGTTCTTCGTCTTCGACGTTAGTTCTATTACAAATCACTTCGGACCCCTTATTACCATCATCCTCTTCCGTCACATCTACATGGGTTACCAGTACTTCCACACCGGTTACCAGTACTATCATAACATCATCTTCTCCTAGTTCCTCAACATCCATAATTACAACATCTACGCCGATTATCAGTTCAATAGTTACCTCATCTACCCCTGTATTTTCTTCTAGTAGTGTTGCACCTTCATCTACATCTATTACCACTATATCAACTATTTCTACATTAACATTATCTAACAAGATACAGACTTCATCTACACCATTATCATCAACGATCGTTGTAGCTCCACATCATGCAAGTACAGTTACTAAGATATCAGAAATTCAGATTACTACTCAAATTGTTTCCACATCGATTGTAACACAAGGGAATAATCATTCACAAGTTGTTTATGTTACTACAACTGCTGTTTTAACTACTTCTACTGCATATTCTACATTATTACCAAACAggaagaataataataattcaaaaggTTCAGCATTAGGTGGTGGTGCTATAGCAGGTATTGTTATCGGTGTTATTGTTGGTACtgcaattattattggcataattgtttatttcttctattGGAGACATTGTTCTGAAAGACAGATAATTGATCTTGAAGAGACTAAACAATATCAGCCATATTCATTTGGCGATGTTGACGCTAATCCTACTCcacaattaattaaatctcAAACTTTGCCCGGTGTCTGGAATCTAAGTAAAGGTATACCCACAAGAAATAACACAAGTGGAAATAAAACATTGAGATCTAAGCCTAGTGCTGGGTCACTATTACCATCTTTCATGAACAACTCGCACTCACACTCACAATCTAAGGgtaatatttctataatCGCATCACCAGTATCAAGTAAGATACCTAGAGAAAACCTATCATATCCTTCATCTACTAATGGAACCCTTGCCTCTGAGTTATATTCTGATAATCCACAAATGCATATTAGTTACCAAGATCAAGATTTCAAACCAATTAATCATCATATTCAcatgatgaagaagaaccATTACCCATCAACAGTATACGAAGAACCACCATCTATTTATAATGGATCTGTAAATTCAGAAAGATACAGTGCTACATCTATCCCAGATATGATGAATAACAAGCTAGGGCATGGACCATTACATATTGTGAATCCAGATGGAGATAATTATAGCAATAGTGAAAATAACAAAGGCAATGGCAATCATAAATACAACTATATGGTGAATACTCATAATCTAAATTATGATGACGCTGCTGATGATTATGAGACTAATACCACTCGACCACTTGATGGAGACAATGAAGACGAGAATGCAAATGAGAAGATTTCTTTGACAGATATATTTGCTGATAACTACAATAGATTATCAACTGGAAGTTCATCTGAttctattgaatttgaatttactGAAAAGGATTAG
- the INO4 gene encoding Ino4p (similar to Saccharomyces cerevisiae INO4 (YOL108C); ancestral locus Anc_3.75), translating into MDTTDSQSSFIDSPVPNSLSNSADSKVKKVRKPRSKKVNKLSQDQVRINHVDSEKRRRDLVRGIYDKLVETVPDLTPDEGRSEIAIYCKTINYLEWLYYRNKSLRIQLSEKIRLSTDPEVKKIKIDESLTWDINEAALNISHKLEE; encoded by the coding sequence ATGGATACTACAGACTCTCAAAGTTCTTTTATTGACTCACCCGTAccaaattctttatcaaattcTGCTGATTCCAAAGTGAAAAAAGTTCGAAAGCCAAGAAGTAAGAAAGTTAATAAACTTTCACAAGATCAAGTTAGAATTAATCATGTAGACTCAGAAAAAAGGCGCCGTGATTTGGTAAGAGGTATTTATGACAAACTGGTGGAAACTGTGCCTGACTTAACTCCTGATGAAGGTAGGTCCGAAATTGCCATTTATTGTAAAACTATCAATTATTTAGAATGGCTTTATTACAGGAATAAAAGTCTTAGGATACAACTATCGGAAAAAATCAGACTTTCTACGGATCCAGAGGttaaaaagattaaaattgatgagAGTCTTACATGGGATATTAATGAAGCAGCTCTTAATATTTCTCACAAATTGGAAGAATAA
- the TBLA0B08410 gene encoding zinc-binding alcohol dehydrogenase family protein yields MSSTIPTTMKAVVIEGNKPLFKENIPVPKLPKGFMLIKVKAVAGNPTDWKHCEFQLGPQGSVVGCDASGEVVQLGPDVDPREFKVGDHVFSFVHGSSNFCPENGAFGEYVAVDTASTFKASKPLVHATSSTIPSGTVSTWEDTASVPLSFTTAGASLFHHFKLKMEWEPAQPQRDFPVLVWGGATALGQPLIQLMKQINAYSKIIVVASKKHEKKLKAFGADEVFDYHDTDVIEQITSKYNNIQHLYDTVSIPETTHQVYKCAAKNSSARVLQYMFMTTKDIDEKIRRDDVSVAGTLIYCVGEHDVELGGLVFKHDPTYRKIVSQFIKFVQPRLYEGKIKHVDITIYKGGLQEVPRLLKDIQTGKNSGSKLVATL; encoded by the coding sequence ATGTCATCCACTATTCCAACAACCATGAAAGCCGTAGTAATTGAAGGCAATAAGCCTCTATTTAAGGAAAACATCCCCGTTCCAAAATTACCAAAGGGATTTATGCTTATAAAAGTTAAAGCAGTTGCTGGTAATCCTACTGACTGGAAGCACTGTGAATTTCAATTAGGCCCTCAAGGATCTGTTGTCGGTTGTGATGCATCTGGTGAAGTCGTTCAATTGGGCCCTGATGTTGATCCAAGGGAATTCAAAGTAGGTGATCATGTGTTTTCCTTTGTACATGGTTCATCTAATTTCTGTCCAGAAAATGGTGCATTTGGTGAATATGTTGCCGTTGATACTGCATCCACTTTTAAAGCTTCTAAACCTTTGGTTCATGCTACTAGCTCAACCATCCCATCTGGTACTGTCTCGACTTGGGAAGATACCGCCAGTGTTCCATTATCGTTTACTACAGCAGGTGCATCATTGTTTCATCATTTCAAACTAAAGATGGAATGGGAACCAGCTCAACCACAGAGAGATTTCCCGGTTTTGGTTTGGGGTGGTGCTACCGCTTTAGGCCAACCATTGATTCAATTGATGAAACAAATCAATGCCTATTCTAAGATCATTGTTGTTGCTTCCAAGAAACAcgaaaagaaattaaaagcATTTGGTGCTGACGAAGTTTTTGATTACCATGATACCGATGTTATCGAACAAATAACTAGcaagtataataatatccaACATCTATATGACACTGTATCCATTCCAGAAACTACACACCAAGTTTATAAATGTGCTGCTAAGAATTCATCCGCTAGGGTTCTTCAATACATGTTCATGACTACAaaagatattgatgaaaaaatcaGAAGAGATGATGTATCCGTTGCGGGTACTTTGATCTACTGTGTTGGCGAACATGATGTTGAACTTGGTGGCTTAGTTTTTAAACATGATCCAACATATAGAAAAATTGTTAGTCAATTCATCAAATTTGTTCAACCAAGATTATATGAAGGGAAAATTAAGCATGTAGATATCACTATTTACAAAGGTGGCTTACAAGAGGTGCCTCGActattaaaagatattcaaACTGGTAAAAACTCTGGCTCCAAGTTAGTTGCTACTTTATAG
- the SEC21 gene encoding coatomer subunit gamma (similar to Saccharomyces cerevisiae SEC21 (YNL287W); ancestral locus Anc_3.73) has translation MSTRTYKKFEASDSGDIPDKMTIYQDCMNQFNESPVNSKRCRTLLSRLLRLLANGETFTESEATALFFSVSKLFQHQNDSLRQLVYLAIKELSKISQDVLMATSSIMKDVQNGSDLIKPNAIRSLTVVLDETTAFSAERLLKSAMVSKHPTISSAAIATCYNLLPVSEQTIKRFSNEAQEAIVDLKYFPQDPSNTEFYPNSTFITQYHALGLIYELKKNDKMALLKLVNQFAGNNSIKSQIAKVQLVKIVSELVNKDPQLFTQFQPLFNNWLGNKFESIQLETAKLITNFHATHPRLVAPQLFSIAIATLQNLLSVPRVATRFSALRILNRLSMVTPDHVAVCNPELESLINDSNRNISTYAITILLKTGTAKNISSLISTITKFIHEVSDDFKIIIIDAVRTLSLNFPQEWKSILNFLIDVLKNGEGGFKFKNNIVEAIIDVVAFVPQSKEMALENLCDFIEDCEFNEILVRVLHLLGKEGPTASNPSLYVRHIYNRVVLENSIIRSASVIALSKFAISKNDTSLRESIVSLLKRIANDKDDEVRDRATIALKFIDTSTANEPTSSLADELIHPTSAYDLASLESKLSSYLSENNDSFKTPFDVTNIRKYSDDELKAINLKRKQEQLQKGTFENGMESSPKMAKKSDNKYGKRIDSDTYSSPNIDEQQQELLDTKYSDELLSMAEFQNFGKLVNSSKIVALTEPEAEFVVRGIKHIFKDHVVFQFNITNTLTDVALDNVVVSCNPEEPEESQLQELFIIPIERLLPSAEASCYIAYSKTEDVVTESFLNTITFTTKELDPQTNEPFEADEGFQDEYEIDTLYLSTGDYIKSSFIGNFTATFDELPNEEVAVYNIQESITLQEVVDKLITSTSCLPLENTQFVHSDTNSHILKLFGKSALNGSKVALVIKLIKSSKGIALKAQGKAENATLCSDLVNNLI, from the coding sequence ATGTCGACTCGTACGTACAAGAAATTTGAAGCTTCAGATTCAGGGGATATCCCAGATAAAATGACAATCTACCAAGATTGTATGAATCAATTCAATGAGTCTCCAGTAAATAGCAAAAGATGTAGAACCCTGTTGTCCCGACTATTACGTCTGTTGGCCAATGGAGAAACTTTTACCGAAAGTGAAGCCACTGCATTGTTTTTCTCTGTCTCCAAATTATTCCAACATCAAAATGATTCTCTAAGACAATTGGTCTATTTGGCCATCAAAGAATTGAGCAAGATCTCCCAAGACGTGTTGATGGCCACTTCCTCCATTATGAAAGATGTCCAAAACGGCTCCGATCTAATCAAGCCAAACGCAATCAGATCATTGACTGTGGTTTTGGATGAAACTACCGCGTTCTCTGCAGAAAGATTATTGAAAAGTGCCATGGTTAGTAAACATCCAACTATTTCTTCTGCTGCCATTGCCACCTGTTACAATTTATTGCCAGTCTCCGAACAAACCATTAAAAGATTCTCCAACGAAGCTCAAGAAGCCATTGttgatttgaaatatttcccACAAGATCCCTCAAATACCGAATTCTATCCAAATTCCACTTTCATCACTCAATACCATGCCCTAGGGTTAATCtatgaattgaaaaaaaatgacaAGATGGCTCTATTGAAACTTGTGAACCAATTCGCTGGTAACAATTCCATAAAGAGTCAAATCGCAAAAGTTCAATTGGTGAAAATCGTTAGTGAATTGGTCAATAAAGACCCTCAATTGTTCACTCAATTCCAACctttattcaataattgGTTAGGTAACAAATTCGAGTCAATTCAATTAGAAACGGCCAAATTGATTACAAATTTCCATGCCACACATCCTCGTCTAGTGGCTCCtcaattattttccatTGCCATTGCCACTTTACAAAACTTATTATCTGTACCAAGAGTCGCTACAAGATTCTCTGCattaagaattttaaatagACTATCTATGGTCACTCCAGATCACGTTGCAGTTTGTAATCCAGAATTAGAATCCTTAATCAATGATTctaatagaaatatttccaCTTATGCAATTACTATTCTATTGAAGACAGGTACCGCTAAAAacatttcttcattaatctccacaattacaaaattcaTTCATGAAGTTTCAGACgatttcaaaatcattattatcgaTGCAGTAAGAACTTTATCTTTGAATTTCCCTCAAGAATGGAAATCAATCTTAAATTTCTTGATTGatgttttgaaaaatggtgAAGGTggtttcaaatttaaaaataatatcgtAGAGGCCATTATCGATGTAGTAGCATTTGTCCCTCAGTCTAAAGAAATGGCTCTAGAAAACTTGTGTGACTTTATTGAAGATTGtgaatttaatgaaatctTAGTTAGAGTCCTACATTTATTAGGTAAAGAAGGGCCTACAGCAAGTAATCCTTCCTTGTATGTTAGACACATTTATAATAGAGTTGTCTTGGAAAATTCCATCATTAGATCTGCATCTGTCATTGCCCTATCAAAGTTCgcaatttctaaaaatgaTACTTCTTTAAGAGAGTCCATTGTAAGTTTATTAAAGAGAATCGCCAATGATAAAGACGATGAAGTTAGAGATAGAGCTACTATTGCCTTGAAATTCATTGACACTTCTACTGCTAATGAGCCAACATCCTCCTTAGCTGATGAATTAATTCATCCAACCTCGGCTTATGATTTAGCTTCATTAGAATCTAAATTATCTTCATACTTatcagaaaataatgattcgTTTAAAACTCCATTTGATGTCACTAATATTCGTAAATACtcagatgatgaattaaaggcaatcaatttgaaaagaaaacaagAACAGTTACAAAAGGGTACTTTTGAAAACGGTATGGAATCTTCTCCTAAGATGGCCAAGAAATCAGATAACAAATACGGTAAGAGAATCGATTCAGATACTTATTCCAGTCCAAACATTGATGAACAAcaacaagaattattagatacTAAATATTcagatgaattattatccatGGCAGAATTCCAAAACTTTGGTAAGTTGGTTAATAGCTCAAAGATTGTAGCATTGACTGAACCAGAAGCTGAATTCGTCGTCCGTGGTATCAAACATATTTTCAAAGATCATGTTGTCTTCCAATTCAATATTACTAATACTTTAACCGACGTTGCTCTTGATAACGTCGTAGTTTCATGTAACCCAGAAGAACCAGAAGAATCtcaattacaagaattattcATCATTCCAATTGAAAGATTATTACCTTCTGCTGAAGCTTCTTGTTATATCGCATACAGTAAGACTGAAGACGTAGTCACTGAAAGTTTCTTAAATACAATTACATTCACAACTAAAGAACTAGATCCACAAACAAACGAGCCTTTCGAAGCCGATGAAGGTTTCCAAgatgaatatgaaattgATACTCTCTATTTATCCACAGGTGATTATATCAAGAGTTCTTTCATTGGTAATTTCACGGCTACTTTTGATGAATTACCAAATGAAGAAGTCGCTGTCTACAATATACAAGAAAGCATTACTCTTCAAGAAGTTGTCGATAAATTGATCACATCCACAAGTTGTCTACCATTAGAAAATACCCAGTTTGTTCATAGTGACACCAATTCtcatattttgaaattattcgGTAAGAGTGCATTAAATGGTTCTAAAGTGGCTCTTGTGATCAAATTGATTAAAAGTTCTAAAGGTATTGCATTGAAAGCTCAAGGTAAAGCTGAAAACGCTACTTTATGTTCTGACTTGGTTAACAATTTGATTTAA
- the TBLA0B08390 gene encoding uncharacterized protein produces MPIGTLYANFRNRTILARALVNHFKIDVDIKIPEENKDIFIKQFPLKKVPAYYDSDGFELTEAMAINYFLLRHIPDKKLQDQLLGTDHDLKNKCQIIRWVSLANSDLCLSLFQAFAQLRGDIPYSKESFALAMQNLEKIINLYEERLKNHKYLVNDKQTLADLNSATIMSKGFDYIFGSEWRKQHPNTYRWFAETISSPILKDEFFNYEYLEKPWDAPTGEWKPINWGLD; encoded by the coding sequence ATGCCAATTGGTACTTTATACGCTAACTTCAGAAATAGAACTATTTTAGCAAGAGCACTTGTTaatcattttaaaatagatGTTGATATCAAAATACCTGAAGAAAATAaggatatttttataaagcAATTCcctttgaaaaaagttcCAGCTTATTATGATTCGGATGGATTTGAATTAACAGAAGCAATGGccataaattattttttattgagGCATATACCTGACAAAAAACTTCAGGATCAATTATTAGGTACTGATcatgatttgaaaaataaatgtcAAATCATTAGGTGGGTTTCTTTAGCGAATAGTGATTTGTGTTTATCGTTGTTTCAGGCTTTTGCTCAATTAAGAGGTGATATTCCGTATTCAAAAGAGAGTTTTGCTTTAGCTATGCAAAAccttgaaaaaattataaatctGTATGAAGAGAGATTAAAGAatcataaatatttggtTAATGATAAACAAACTTTAGCAGATTTAAATTCTGCAACTATTATGAGTAAAGGGTTTGACTATATATTTGGTTCCGAATGGAGAAAGCAGCATCCAAATACTTATAGATGGTTTGCTGAAACTATCTCAAGCCCTATTTTGAAGGATGAGTTTTTCaattatgaatatttagaaaaacCATGGGATGCACCTACTGGCGAATGGAAACCGATAAATTGGGGTCTAGATTAA